The Roseibium sp. Sym1 nucleotide sequence GAAATTTCAAGCTACTCGCCCGCCATCCACTATCAATGCGTCGGCTGGTACGACAACGACGCCGCCAACCTGAAGCCGGTCGCCCCGTGGGACGAGGCCGAGCGGATGGTGCCGCTGATGGGTGGGCGAGAGGCGGTGCTGGTGGCGGCGGCGGATGCGATGGAGAAGAAGGAATACGCCTGGGCCGCGCAACTGGTGAATTATCTCTATCGGCTCGACCCGCAAGATGCCGAGGTGCGGCAGGCCAAGGCCGATGCGCTGCGCCAGATGGCTTATGTCGCGACCGGAGCCAATGATCGCGCCCACCTGATGTCGCAAGCCCTGGCGCTGGAAGGCAAGGTGACGCTACCCAAGGTCATCCCGCCCGCCCCCGAGGTCATCGCAGCCGATCCGACGACTTATGTTGACCACTTTCGGATCCGAATTAATCCGGAGCTCAGTGGCAACACCGAAGCGATGATGCGTTTTGACTTCTCAGACGATAGAAGCGTGGGCCTGCACATCCGCCGAGCGGTGGCCGAGTTCGTGGCAGAACCCGACCAGCACTATCGGGATCCTGATCTGGTGCTGAGAATGGCGGGAGAGACGTGGGCCAAGGTCTTTGTCAGCTCAGAGACACCCGAGGCGCTAATCTCCAGCGGAGAAATTGAAGTTATGGGCGATGCAGAGGAAGCTGCACGGCTGATCGATCTTTTCGGCCGCTATATACCTGAAAAAGCTGTGGTCGTGCCTGTTGGGGCGTTGTTCCACAATCACTGAAGCGCTTTGCGCCGTGAACCTGTCAACAGGTAATGGCGCAAAGCGTATTGTCTACGAAGGAAACACCATGAGATTTCTTCTAGCCCTCGCGCTCTGCGCCCCCACCCTCGCATTCGCCGAGGATGTCACTCTCGACAACCTTGTGCGGGCGGAGACGGATCACATGATCCGCGCCAACATGAAGGCCTTCGGGCTGGAGATTGGACAACTCGTTCACCAACGGGAGACGGTTGATGTCGACAACCAGCCGGTGATCCGGATGAACGTGGACACAGTCTACTCCTCGCTGATGCTGGATTTGTCCGAGCCTGTAGGGGTCGCGCTGCCCGAGATCGGCGGGCGCTATCAGTCGATGCAGGTCATCAACCAGGATCACTACATGTTTGTTGAAGCCGCACCCGGCACATACCGCTTGACCGAGAACAGGGTGGGGACCCGCTTCGCCGCCGTGGTGTTCCGCACCTTCATTGACCCGACGGATCCCGAAGACGTAGCCGCCGCCCATGCCGCGCAAGACGGGATTTCCGTTTCCGGCGGAGGCGCGGGTCCGTTTGACGCGCCGGACTGGGACCTTTCGAAACTGGCCACCGCGCGCAAGGCCATGAATGATCTTGCGGCGGATATCGGCTTCAACGCCCGCCATGCCTTCGGGCTCGAAGATGAGGTCCGCCCGGTAGACTACATGGTTGGTGCCATGGTCGGCTGGGGCGGACTGCCGGCGAACGCCGCCATGTATGTTGTCGACAGCGTTGAACAGAACGATGGCGAGACACCCTTCGCCGTGACGGCAAAAGACGTGCCGGTCGATGCATTCTGGTCGATTACCGTTTACAACGCGGACGGATACATGGAACCAAATGAGCTCGGTCGGAACAATTTCAACAACGTCACCGCCGAGCCGAACGATGATGGCTCCCGCACCATTCATTTCGGCGCATGCGATGACGGTCGTATCAACTGCATCCCCATCACACCCGGCTGGAACTACGCCATCCGGCTCTATGAGCCAACAGAGGAAATACTGAACGGTAGCTGGACGTTCCCGAGCTTCGAAAAAGTCAACTGAATACAAGGCAGTTCTTTCCATGCGGCGCCGAATATCCAACAACTGTGCTCATGCGACGAGGGCGGCCGCGATCCTGTTCTCTCCCGCTTCTTGCGGAGTGGGCCGGTCTCTATTGGGTGCAAGACGGAAGCGACTGCGTTTGCTGAAAAGCACAGGTTGCGAGGTATAGCGCCAAGAAAAGGGGTCATTTCGATGCATTTGTTCCAACACGTACTGAATGGTCATTTCAACCTTCGGAATTGTCTGGCGGCCGCAGCAATCGGCGTTCCTTTCGTTTTCGTACCAACGAATGCGACGTTGCACGCAGCTGACTTGCAGGAAACAACAACGCCAATGCAAGAGCCGGTTGAGCGTATCAATCGCACTTGGGAGTTTCTGTTCGCGCCATATTTATTCGGGGCAAACATTACGGGTACCTCACAGGTAGGCCGTCTGCCGAACACGCCTTTAGATGTGGGTTTTGACGATATCCTGAACAATATGCGCTTTGCGGCGATGGCGCGCGCCGAAGCGCTGTACCGCCAGAAAGTGGGCGTGATTGTCGATCTTTCCTACACCAACCTTGGAAACGCCACGGACACGCCTCTGACGGGCGGTCGCGCGCGGTTTGATGTGAAGCAGACGATTATCGAAGGACTTCTGAGCTATCGGGCGTTCGCCGGTCAAAAAGGGTCAGTCGATGTCTACGGTGGTGCGCGCTACTGGGATGTTTCCTTGGGACTGAATGCCACGGGAACGATTGCGGGCAACTTCAACGTCAGCCGCGGAGATAGCTGGGTGGATCCGGTAATCGGTTTGCGGGGCTTCTACCAGATGACCGAAAAATGGTCGGTGAATGCCCGCGGTGATGTCGGCGGCTTTGGTGTTGGTTCTGATTTCACCTGGAATGTTCAGGGTGGAATTGGCTACCACTTCAATGAAACATGGTCGACGCATGTACAGTACAAGGCGCTAGGCGTGGATTTCGACAATGGTCGAACCGGCACCGGAAGCTTTGCCTATGACACGGTCACACACGGTCCGTTGCTTGGGCTTGTAGCGAGGTTCTGAACACGTTGTAGGAAGAAGCATTATAGGTCTGCCGACCGGTTCTGCTAACACAGATAGGGACGGCTTTGGCTGATCCTGAGACTTTGATTTTTACCGCAGCGATTGTCTGCTTTCAGTATCAGATCAGCAAACTGCATTCGACCGAATCTGGGGGCGCAAAGCCGCCACTGATTGGTAAGGTGCCTAATGTCAGCTCCGGGCCGGAACCGCCACCACAATCTGAGCCGATTAGTGTCAGCTGATGACGGTCGGAGTACGTAAGCCGACAAGTCTCTTACCGGCCCCGCTCAAGCATTCGCCAAGACGCACTTCTTGCCCCGTCAGCGCCCGGAGCTGAAAACAGAGCCGCAGACACAAAAAAAACCGCCCACCGTCTCCGGCAAGCGGGTTTTCTTGTTGTCTGGGCGCCGGGAGCCGCGCTGAGGCCGGTGGACTGACCGGCCTGGGCGAACTCCCGGCTAAGCTTGTGTCAGCCGAAGCAATCAGGCCTCCGTTTGAGCGGAGACCTGTTGATCCTTAGCTGCAGCCGCTGGTCGAGCCGCAGGTGTCGCATTTCAGGCAGGTGCCGTTGCGGACCATGGTGAAGTTGCCGCATTCGCCGCAGCTTTCGCCTTCATAGCCCTTCATGCGCGCCTGGGCGATCTGCTGTGCGGCGGTCTTGGCCGGGGCGGTGGAGACTTCCACGGCTGCCGCCGCGCCGCCTTCCGAACCGCGGGCGAAGGCCGTGGCCACCGCCGAGGTCTGCGCCGAGACGGAGCCCGCCAGTTCGACCTTTACCGCTTCGGTGATCTCGCCGGCCGGCTCGGAGCCGGAGACGAGGCGGAAGCGCTCGGTCTGGCCGCGCACCAGGCCGTGGGAGACGACGCCGCCCGAGGAGCCCTTGTCCATGTTCTTGACCGCGCCCGCGCTGACCGGGCCGTTGAAGGCTTCCGGCGGCACATGGGCAAGGTCGTGGCGGCCGAGATAGGAGACCGCCAGTTCGCGGAAGACATAGTCGAGGATCGACGTCGCGTTCTTGATCGCGTCGTTGCCCTGGACCATGCCGGCCGGCTCGAACTTGGTAAAGGTGAAGGCGTCGACATATTCCTCCAGCGGCACGCCGTATTGCAGGCCGAGCGAGACGGAGATGGCGAAGTTGTTGATGAAGGCGCGCAGGGCCGAGCCTTCCTTGTTCATGTCCAGGAAGATCTCGCCGAGACGGCCGTCGTCATATTCGCCGGTGCGCAAGAACACCGTGTGGCCGCCGATCTTGGCCTTCTGGGTGTAGCCCTTGCGGCGTGCGGGCAGCTTTTCCTGTTCGCGTACGACCCGCTCGACGATGCGCTCGACGATGCGTTCGGCGACAACCTCGGCCTTGGCGGCGGCCGGCTTGGCGGCCAGATCCTCGATGGCCTCGTCTTCGTCCTCGTCCTCATCGGCCAGAAGCTGGGCGTTGAGCGGCTGGCTGAGCTTGGAGCCGTCGCGGTAGAGCGCGTTGGCCTTCAGCGCCAGCTTCCAGGACAGCATGTAGGCTTCCTTGCAGTCCTCGACCGTCGCATCGTTCGGCATGTTGATCGTCTTGGAGATCGCGCCGGAGATGAACGGCTGGGCCGCGGCCATCATGCGGATGTGGCTTTCGACCGACAGGAAGCGCTTGCCGATGCGGCCGCACGGGTTGGCGCAGTCGAAGACGGGCAGGTGCTCTTGCTTGAGGAAGGGTGCGCCTTCCAGGGTCATGGCGCCGCAGACATGGGTGTTGGCGGCCTCGATCTCAGACTTCGAGTAGCCGAGGAAGGTCAACAGGTCGAATTCCGGATCCTCCAGCTGCTCGTCGGTGACGCCGAGCGCCTTCATCTGCTCGTCGCCGAGGGTCCAGCGGTTGAAGACGAACTTGATGTCGAAGGCCGACTTCATGCCGTCCTTCAGCTTGGTCAGGCTCTCGTCGGTGAAGCCCTTGGCTGTGAGCGCCGACGGGTTGACGCCCGGGGCCTGGTCGAGGGAGCCGTGGCCGACCGCATAGGCCTCGATCTCGCCGATTTCGGCTTCCGAATAGCCGAGCACGCGCAGGGCTTCGGGAACGGCGCGGTTGATGATCTTGAAGTAGCCGCCGCCGGCCAGCTTCTTGAACTTCACCAGCGCGAAGTCCGGTTCGATGCCGGTGGTGTCGCAGTCCATGACCAGGCCGATCGTACCGGTCGGCGCGATCACCGTGGACTGGGCGTTGCGGTAGCCGTTCTTTTCACCGAGCTCCAGGGCGCGGTCCCAGGCCTTCCTGGCCCGCTCGACGATGATCGGGTCCGGGCAGGAGGCATGGTCGAGGGCGACCGGGTTGGTGTTCAGGTCCTCGTAGCCGTCCGCTTCGCCGTGGGCGGCGCGGCGGTGGTTGCGGATGACCTTGAGCATGTGCTTGGCGTTTTTCTTGTAGCCCGGGAACGAGCCGAGCTCGCCGGCCATCTCGGCCGAAGTCGCATAGGCGACACCGGTCATGACGGCGGTCAGCGCACCGCAAAGCGCGCGGCCTTCATCCGAATCGTAGGAAATGCCGGAGGTCATCAGGAGGCCGCCGATATTGGCGTAGCCGAGGCCGAGCGTGCGGAACTTGTAGGAGAGTTCCGCGATTTCCTTCGACGGGAACTGCGCCATCAGCACCGAGATTTCCAGAACGATGGTCCAAAGCCGGACGGCGTGCTCGTAGTTGTCGATGTCGAAGGAGCGGTCCTCGCGGCGGAACTGCATCAGGTTCAGCGACGCCAGGTTACAGGCCGTGTCGTCGAGGAACATGTATTCCGAGCAGGGGTTGGACGCGCGGATTTCGCCATCGGCCAGGCAGGTGTGCCAGTCGTTGATGGTGGTGTGGTACTGCAGGCCCGGATCGGCGGAGGCCCAGGCGGCATAGCCGATCTGTTCCCACAGCTCCTTGGCCTTGACGGTCTTCAGCACGCCGCCGTTCTTGCGGGCGGTCAGGTCCCAGTCGCTGTCGGCGACGACCGCATTGAGGAAGCCGTCGGTGACGCGCACCGAGTTGTTGGAATTCTGGCCGGCCACCGTCAGGTAGGCTTCACTGTCCCAATCCGTGTTGTAGGTCGGGAAGTCGATCTTGGAAAAGCCCTGTTTGGCGAACTGGATGACGCGCTGGATGTAGTTCTCCGGCACCATCATCTTCTTGGCGGCGCGGATCTCGCGCTTCAGCGCCGGGTTCTTGGCCGGGTCGAAGCAGTCGCCATTGTCGGCCTCGCAATTGACGCAGGCGCGCATGATCGCGGTCAGGTGCTTCTGGCAGATCTTCGAGCCGGTGACGAGGGCGGCCACCTTCTGCTCTTCCTTGACCTTCCAGTTGACATATTCCTCGATATCCGGGTGATCGACGTCAACGACGACCATCTTGGCCGCGCGGCGGGTGGTGCCGCCGGACTTGATCGCGCCGGCTGCCCGGTCACCGATCTTCAGGAAGCTCATCAGGCCGGAGGACTTGCCGCCGCCGGAAAGCTTTTCGCCCTCGGAGCGCACATGGGAGAAGTTGGAGCCGGTGCCGGAGCCGTATTTGAACAGGCGCGCCTCACGGACCCACAGGTCCATGATGCCGCCTTCATTGACCAGGTCGTCGCCGACGGACTGGATGAAGCAGGCATGGGGCTGCGGGTGCTCGTAGGCGCTCTTGGACTTGGTGAGCTTGCCGGTCTGGAAGTCGACATAGAAGTGACCCTGGCCCGGACCGTCGATGCCATAGGCCCAGTGCAGGCCGGTGTTGAACCATTGCGGGGAGTTCGGCGCCACCTTCTGGGTCGCCAGCATGTAACGCAGTTCGTCATAGAAGGCCTGGGCGTCGGCTTCCTTGTCGAAATAGCCGCCCTTCCAGCCCCAGTAGGTCCAGGTGCCGGCGAGACGGTCGAAGACCTGGCGGCCGTCGATTTCCGAGCCGTACTGCTCGTCCTCGGGCAGATCGGCCAGGGCGGCCTCGTCGGCCTCGTGGCGCCACAGCCAGGACGGGACGGTGTTTTCCTCGACCGGCTTCAGCTTGGCCGGCACGCCTGCCTTGCGGAAATATTTCTGCGCCAGGATGTCGGACGCGACCTGGGAGAACTGTGCCGGGACCTGGATGTTCTCCAGCCGGAACACGATGGAGCCGTCCGGATTCCGGATTTCGCTGGTCGCGTTCCGAAATTCGATGCTTGCGTAAGGCGATTGACCTTCCTTGGTGTAGCGCCGCTCGATCCGCATTCTCAAAGTCCCCTTTAGATCCCCGCCGGTTCCCCCGAACCGGACTTTACCGCATCTCACCCGGCGTGGCGTTACCGCCTGCCTCGTTACCGGATGTCGCCCTGCATGCTACAGGCTTGTCGATCCTGTATGTAGCGTATCTCGTATGTTGATCCACTATATATAGTGTTCATCAACAGGTTTGTCACGATATGCGCCGGAAACTCGGCACACAAAAACCCGTCTCCCGGCTTCGGTTAAAAAGACCCGGAACGGTACTCGGATACTGGTGGTTTTGGATGACGGGAGCGCCCGGCAGGGCTTCCGACTACGCACATCGCAATGATTAGGAAACTAATGTAAATGAATTCTTAAGGTCAAGGCGTGAGTGACAACAGGTAGTGCCGAGATTGTGGGCAAACGCAAAATATTGTGTGCCGGTGTGGATAGTGGGGAGCGGAGTGGGGACGGCTGAAGCGCAAGGAAAATAGCGCTTGCTTTCCAGGCGAAGGAGTGCCCGATCCGGCGCTGAGAAACCCTGTGGATGAGGGTAGATCGAATTTTATGAAAATTTGAAGAAAATGGCGCGGACCGATTTCAACCGGGTTTAAGCCGGGTCTGGTTTCATGCGGGCTGGTTAGGGAAAAGGGTCCGCATTTCATGAAACATCACGCCGCATTCGGACTGGCCATGGAGGATATCGATGCTGTTGTCGTTGAAGACAGCAAGCCGATGCAAACGATTCTCCGTTCGATTCTGCTCAGCTTCAAGGTGTCACGGGTGCGGGTCTATGATTCGGTCGATGAAGCACTGGAAGCCAGCCTCGCCGAACCGCCCAACGTGATTCTCACGGACTGGCGCATGGCGCCGACCTCCGGTTACCAGTTCCTGCGCCTGGTCCGGCACCGGCACATGGAACCCCTGTGCTATGTCCCGATCCTGTTCATCACGGCCCACGGAACGCGGCCGCTGGTGGACAAGGCCTTGAGGGCCGGGGCCCATCATGTCCTGGTCAAGCCGGTGTCGCCCTCGACCCTCTACAAGCGCCTGCGCTGGCTTTTGAACGACGACCGGCCGATGATCCTGGAGAATTCCGGCTTCTACAACATCTATGGCATCCAGAAGACCATGGACGACCAGGCCGAAAAGATGCAGTCGCTGGCCGGGGCGCGGCTTCATCACCGAATCGCGGTGCAGAAGCGGGCCGAAGTGGAAGATGCGGTCGAGGCGGCGTTCGACAAGAAAGAGCCCGAGACGCCCAAGGCCTATGCGCGCCCGCGCAAGACCAAGGCCGAGGAAGAGCCGAAGGAAGCGAAGAAGCACTCCGCCGCGGCCAAGCATATCCGCAACGCCAGCTTTGCCGCCGTCAAGGGCGTGAAGATCCACTGAAGATCCGCGCGCTGGCGGCGGCACGCCGGCCGGTCTCCTCCTGACTGCGGCATAGGGACCGGCCCGCGGCAATCCCGCGATTTTTGCTGACTGAACTCTGGACAGACACGGACGTTGACGCCATAGTCCGCAAAACTTCGCGCAGGCCTGCCCGCGCGGAGCGTACGTTCATGTGACCGGCAATTTTGCTGCCGGCAATCAAGGGACCTTCATCGGGCCATGAAAACTCTGCTGCTTGAACTTTTCACCTGGTGGAACAGCCAGACCATGGGCACCCGCTTCTTCACCTGGCGCAAGGGGGAGTTTGTCGGCGAGGACGAGTTCGGCAACAAGTACTACAAGGAACGGGCCGGCAAGAAGCGCTGGGTGATCTACAACGGTCTCGCGGAAGCCTCTTCCATTCCTCCGGGCTGGCACGGCTGGATGCATCACCGTGTCGACACGCCGCCGAGCGAGGAAACCTACCATGCCAAGCACTGGCAGCAGGGCCACAAGGCGAATCCGACAGGCACGCCCGCGGCCTACCGCCCGCACGGCTCGATCCTGACCCCGGAAAAACGCCCGGATGTCACCGGCGATTACGAGGCCTGGACGCCGGGCAACTGATCGGCGCAAGACTGCATATTTGGATTGGAGAGCCCCGCATGCGCGGGGCTTTTTTGTTGTCGTTTCTTATCGTCATCCCATGGCTTGACCCACTGCTGTCCGGTTTAACTCGGCTCAGTTACAACAGGTCATTGATTTCTTGTCGATATTTACGCTTCTCCCGATCCGGGACACGCAGTGCCTTGCCACTTGCGCCCCTCTCCCCCCTTGCGGGGGAGATGTCCGGGAACCGGACAGAGGGGGGGCGCAGCGGTTCCTCGTATTCGGAAAAGGCCTTGTATGCCGAGAGGTTGAGCCCCCCCTCTGTCTCCTTCCGGAGACATCTCCCCCTCAAGGGGGGAGAGGGGAACAAGCGGCGAAACCTGTTTGCATACAGAGGCTCCTGCTTAACCGGACAGCAGTGGGTCAAGCCCTGCAATGACGAAGGGTGGAGTATTGGGCTACGGATGGCCCGCCTAACCGAACCACGCCCGCAATTTTCATCCCGGACGTCGCGCAGCGACAAGCCGGGACCCAGGACTCCCGGGCGGGGGCGATATACATCCGAGACGTCGTACGAAGAGTCCTGGGTCCCCGCTTGCGAACGGATGACACATGCGGGACC carries:
- a CDS encoding response regulator: MKHHAAFGLAMEDIDAVVVEDSKPMQTILRSILLSFKVSRVRVYDSVDEALEASLAEPPNVILTDWRMAPTSGYQFLRLVRHRHMEPLCYVPILFITAHGTRPLVDKALRAGAHHVLVKPVSPSTLYKRLRWLLNDDRPMILENSGFYNIYGIQKTMDDQAEKMQSLAGARLHHRIAVQKRAEVEDAVEAAFDKKEPETPKAYARPRKTKAEEEPKEAKKHSAAAKHIRNASFAAVKGVKIH
- a CDS encoding NADH:ubiquinone oxidoreductase subunit NDUFA12, whose translation is MKTLLLELFTWWNSQTMGTRFFTWRKGEFVGEDEFGNKYYKERAGKKRWVIYNGLAEASSIPPGWHGWMHHRVDTPPSEETYHAKHWQQGHKANPTGTPAAYRPHGSILTPEKRPDVTGDYEAWTPGN
- a CDS encoding vitamin B12-dependent ribonucleotide reductase yields the protein MRIERRYTKEGQSPYASIEFRNATSEIRNPDGSIVFRLENIQVPAQFSQVASDILAQKYFRKAGVPAKLKPVEENTVPSWLWRHEADEAALADLPEDEQYGSEIDGRQVFDRLAGTWTYWGWKGGYFDKEADAQAFYDELRYMLATQKVAPNSPQWFNTGLHWAYGIDGPGQGHFYVDFQTGKLTKSKSAYEHPQPHACFIQSVGDDLVNEGGIMDLWVREARLFKYGSGTGSNFSHVRSEGEKLSGGGKSSGLMSFLKIGDRAAGAIKSGGTTRRAAKMVVVDVDHPDIEEYVNWKVKEEQKVAALVTGSKICQKHLTAIMRACVNCEADNGDCFDPAKNPALKREIRAAKKMMVPENYIQRVIQFAKQGFSKIDFPTYNTDWDSEAYLTVAGQNSNNSVRVTDGFLNAVVADSDWDLTARKNGGVLKTVKAKELWEQIGYAAWASADPGLQYHTTINDWHTCLADGEIRASNPCSEYMFLDDTACNLASLNLMQFRREDRSFDIDNYEHAVRLWTIVLEISVLMAQFPSKEIAELSYKFRTLGLGYANIGGLLMTSGISYDSDEGRALCGALTAVMTGVAYATSAEMAGELGSFPGYKKNAKHMLKVIRNHRRAAHGEADGYEDLNTNPVALDHASCPDPIIVERARKAWDRALELGEKNGYRNAQSTVIAPTGTIGLVMDCDTTGIEPDFALVKFKKLAGGGYFKIINRAVPEALRVLGYSEAEIGEIEAYAVGHGSLDQAPGVNPSALTAKGFTDESLTKLKDGMKSAFDIKFVFNRWTLGDEQMKALGVTDEQLEDPEFDLLTFLGYSKSEIEAANTHVCGAMTLEGAPFLKQEHLPVFDCANPCGRIGKRFLSVESHIRMMAAAQPFISGAISKTINMPNDATVEDCKEAYMLSWKLALKANALYRDGSKLSQPLNAQLLADEDEDEDEAIEDLAAKPAAAKAEVVAERIVERIVERVVREQEKLPARRKGYTQKAKIGGHTVFLRTGEYDDGRLGEIFLDMNKEGSALRAFINNFAISVSLGLQYGVPLEEYVDAFTFTKFEPAGMVQGNDAIKNATSILDYVFRELAVSYLGRHDLAHVPPEAFNGPVSAGAVKNMDKGSSGGVVSHGLVRGQTERFRLVSGSEPAGEITEAVKVELAGSVSAQTSAVATAFARGSEGGAAAAVEVSTAPAKTAAQQIAQARMKGYEGESCGECGNFTMVRNGTCLKCDTCGSTSGCS
- a CDS encoding DUF1214 domain-containing protein, which produces MRFLLALALCAPTLAFAEDVTLDNLVRAETDHMIRANMKAFGLEIGQLVHQRETVDVDNQPVIRMNVDTVYSSLMLDLSEPVGVALPEIGGRYQSMQVINQDHYMFVEAAPGTYRLTENRVGTRFAAVVFRTFIDPTDPEDVAAAHAAQDGISVSGGGAGPFDAPDWDLSKLATARKAMNDLAADIGFNARHAFGLEDEVRPVDYMVGAMVGWGGLPANAAMYVVDSVEQNDGETPFAVTAKDVPVDAFWSITVYNADGYMEPNELGRNNFNNVTAEPNDDGSRTIHFGACDDGRINCIPITPGWNYAIRLYEPTEEILNGSWTFPSFEKVN